One region of Mycolicibacterium rhodesiae NBB3 genomic DNA includes:
- a CDS encoding MFS transporter: MAPKPLDVAVARNRKARIAVAALFLSNGALFANLLPRYPEIKADLHLSNTVYGIAIAAFSAGALVAGLTAATLIRRYRSSRVAVVGTLGIGGFVVVAGLAGDPVMLAAALFAAGACDAVTDVAQNAHGLRLQRNYGRSIINSLHAVWAAGAVLGGSMGAAAIALDISRATHLAIAAVVFGALVLIAYPHLLKGPDHDDHRSQLARDGSTAGTAVYLTLVALVVIAVAGATVEDAGSSWATLYLRDSLGAPGAVAVFGYVALVGSMFVGRLIGDRLVDRLGERTVVRAGGVLTATGMGAALAFPSVPGTIAGFAAAGFGVATLIPAAMHRADQLPGLRPGSGLTVLTWLMRIGFFGAPLIVGVIADATSLRVGLLAVPVAGVVAFALAGALSARPQTSRS; encoded by the coding sequence ATGGCGCCCAAACCGCTCGACGTGGCCGTGGCGCGGAACCGGAAGGCCCGCATCGCCGTCGCGGCCCTGTTCCTGAGCAACGGCGCCTTGTTCGCCAACCTGCTGCCTCGCTACCCGGAGATCAAGGCCGACCTGCACCTGTCCAACACGGTGTACGGCATCGCGATCGCGGCGTTCTCCGCAGGTGCACTTGTGGCGGGCCTCACCGCGGCGACGCTGATCCGCCGATACCGATCGTCGCGCGTCGCGGTCGTCGGAACCCTCGGCATCGGGGGATTCGTCGTCGTTGCGGGCCTGGCGGGTGATCCGGTCATGCTGGCCGCGGCGCTCTTCGCGGCCGGCGCGTGCGATGCGGTCACCGATGTGGCGCAGAACGCGCACGGACTGCGGCTACAGCGCAACTACGGCCGGTCGATCATCAACTCTTTGCATGCCGTCTGGGCGGCCGGCGCCGTCCTCGGCGGATCGATGGGGGCCGCCGCGATCGCGCTGGACATTTCTCGGGCAACACATTTGGCGATCGCGGCGGTGGTGTTCGGGGCCCTCGTCCTGATCGCGTACCCGCATCTGCTGAAGGGGCCCGATCACGACGATCACCGGTCGCAGCTGGCACGTGACGGGTCGACCGCCGGTACCGCGGTGTACTTGACACTGGTGGCGCTCGTCGTGATCGCAGTGGCCGGCGCGACCGTCGAGGATGCGGGGAGCTCTTGGGCCACACTGTATTTGCGTGACAGCCTCGGCGCGCCCGGTGCGGTCGCGGTGTTCGGCTATGTCGCGTTGGTGGGTTCCATGTTCGTCGGTCGGCTGATCGGGGACCGCCTTGTCGACAGGTTAGGTGAACGCACGGTGGTCCGCGCCGGCGGAGTCCTCACGGCGACGGGTATGGGTGCGGCGCTGGCGTTTCCGTCGGTGCCCGGCACGATCGCCGGGTTCGCCGCCGCGGGATTCGGGGTGGCCACCCTGATCCCGGCGGCGATGCATCGCGCCGACCAGTTGCCGGGCCTGCGCCCGGGTAGTGGATTGACGGTGCTGACGTGGCTGATGCGGATCGGCTTCTTCGGCGCTCCGCTGATCGTCGGTGTGATCGCCGACGCGACGAGTCTGCGGGTCGGGCTGCTGGCGGTGCCCGTCGCGGGGGTGGTGGCTTTCGCCCTCGCGGGCGCGCTCAGTGCGCGACCCCAGACATCTCGATCGTGA
- a CDS encoding oxygenase MpaB family protein, with protein sequence MSVTSVSQRIGGGVRRRIVEDFEKGAGRHDDLEIYGGPAGDPGLIGPDSISWEINADLASVSQAGLPAIVLEILHPSVVAGVQDLSNYREDPFQRARATLGYVLTTTFGNTEAATRVIERVKRVHSFVNGTRPDGVPYRALDPELIAWVHTCIPWMILRTFEHTNRPLSRDEQDRYLAEQAVIGRMGGADWVPTSAAELDDYVEAMRPKLSVNAQTREFIDFLMASPFFPDLPGPVDRQLHRFTIYAGMSRAPSWARELIGYDRPSALTRRLIGPALRQDARQLRWAFGTPRYAQLARERAAGVRPKVAAR encoded by the coding sequence GTGAGTGTCACATCTGTATCGCAGCGCATTGGCGGCGGCGTTCGCCGTCGGATCGTCGAGGACTTCGAGAAAGGCGCGGGTCGCCACGACGATCTCGAGATCTACGGCGGTCCGGCGGGCGATCCCGGCTTGATCGGGCCGGACAGCATTTCGTGGGAGATCAACGCCGATCTGGCCTCGGTCTCGCAGGCCGGGTTGCCCGCCATCGTGTTGGAGATTCTGCATCCATCGGTCGTCGCGGGGGTCCAGGATCTGTCCAACTACCGCGAGGATCCGTTCCAGCGCGCCCGCGCCACCCTGGGCTACGTGCTGACCACGACGTTCGGCAATACCGAAGCCGCCACGCGCGTCATCGAACGCGTCAAGCGAGTGCACTCGTTCGTCAATGGCACCCGCCCCGACGGCGTGCCGTACCGGGCGCTGGATCCCGAGCTGATCGCGTGGGTGCACACCTGCATCCCGTGGATGATCCTGCGGACGTTCGAACACACCAACCGCCCGTTGTCGCGCGACGAGCAGGACCGGTATCTAGCCGAGCAGGCCGTGATCGGCAGGATGGGCGGCGCGGACTGGGTGCCGACGTCGGCCGCTGAACTCGACGACTACGTCGAGGCGATGCGTCCGAAGCTGAGCGTGAACGCGCAGACTCGCGAGTTCATCGACTTCTTGATGGCGTCACCGTTCTTTCCCGATCTACCCGGGCCGGTGGATCGTCAGTTGCACCGCTTCACCATCTACGCCGGGATGAGCCGCGCACCCTCGTGGGCGCGCGAACTCATCGGATACGACCGGCCGTCCGCGCTGACCCGCCGGCTCATCGGTCCCGCACTGCGGCAGGACGCGCGGCAGTTGCGCTGGGCGTTCGGCACACCGCGATATGCCCAGCTCGCCCGCGAGCGTGCAGCCGGTGTGCGGCCGAAGGTCGCCGCACGGTGA
- a CDS encoding DMT family transporter, whose product MWLALAGAILVEVCATLALRASDGFREKAWIAPIIVGYLLSFYLLYLSLGLGMPVGIAYGVWSACGVAMVAVLARFLFAEPLTPMMAFGIALIVGGVLTIEMSGVAH is encoded by the coding sequence ATGTGGCTGGCGCTTGCGGGCGCAATTCTCGTGGAGGTGTGCGCAACCCTGGCTCTGCGCGCGTCCGACGGCTTTCGTGAGAAGGCATGGATCGCGCCGATCATCGTCGGCTATCTGCTGTCGTTCTATCTGCTGTATCTGTCGCTGGGACTGGGCATGCCGGTGGGTATCGCGTACGGCGTGTGGTCGGCCTGCGGTGTCGCGATGGTGGCGGTCCTCGCACGCTTCCTGTTCGCCGAACCGCTCACTCCGATGATGGCGTTCGGCATCGCCCTCATCGTCGGCGGAGTGCTCACGATCGAGATGTCTGGGGTCGCGCACTGA
- a CDS encoding DMT family transporter: MRKWALLAGAIFTEVAATLSLRASVDHSAWLAVVITGYVVSFVMLTLVLRAGMPVGVAYGIWGALGTAVTAVLAAALFGDPFTWPIVAGIGLIIAGVLLVEFGSHRAEAAES; encoded by the coding sequence GTGCGGAAGTGGGCGCTCCTCGCGGGAGCTATCTTCACCGAGGTCGCCGCGACGCTGTCTCTGCGCGCATCGGTGGATCATTCGGCGTGGCTCGCGGTGGTGATCACCGGCTACGTCGTCTCCTTTGTCATGCTCACGCTGGTGCTGCGGGCCGGCATGCCGGTCGGAGTCGCCTACGGGATCTGGGGTGCGCTGGGCACTGCGGTCACCGCGGTGCTTGCCGCGGCGTTGTTCGGTGACCCGTTCACGTGGCCGATCGTCGCGGGCATCGGGCTCATCATCGCCGGGGTGCTGCTCGTCGAATTCGGATCGCATCGCGCCGAGGCGGCCGAGTCGTGA
- a CDS encoding TetR/AcrR family transcriptional regulator gives MIDAQLIEVVGGAVSSGRADPSVDESADRTSQRILDAALQEAAAVGLQRITVEDVVRRAGVSRMTAYRRYPRRDDLVEALVRRETQRFLAAVADAIDATEDPHEGVAEAFIAAVTFARENPMLRRAGHVEAAAIDSAELLRMGAAFIANYIHSEAPGRPSQQVRWVADVFARLFFTYTALPPTDPDFGDDAELRRFAHQVLTPMVERALEPMT, from the coding sequence GTGATCGACGCCCAGCTCATCGAGGTGGTCGGCGGCGCTGTTTCGTCGGGCAGGGCAGACCCCAGTGTGGACGAATCGGCGGATCGCACCAGCCAGCGCATCCTCGACGCGGCACTGCAGGAGGCGGCAGCCGTTGGGCTGCAACGAATTACGGTCGAAGATGTGGTTCGGCGCGCTGGTGTCTCACGGATGACCGCCTACCGTCGATACCCGAGGCGTGACGATCTGGTCGAGGCGCTTGTTCGCCGGGAGACCCAGCGATTCCTCGCTGCTGTCGCCGATGCCATCGACGCGACGGAGGACCCGCACGAAGGGGTGGCCGAGGCGTTCATCGCAGCGGTGACGTTTGCGCGCGAGAATCCGATGCTGCGCCGCGCGGGTCATGTCGAGGCCGCGGCGATCGATTCGGCTGAGCTCTTGCGGATGGGGGCGGCGTTCATCGCGAACTACATTCACAGCGAAGCGCCCGGACGACCATCGCAGCAGGTCCGTTGGGTCGCCGACGTCTTCGCGCGGCTCTTCTTCACCTATACCGCGCTGCCACCCACCGATCCGGACTTCGGTGACGACGCCGAACTGCGGCGGTTCGCACACCAGGTACTGACACCGATGGTCGAACGCGCTCTCGAGCCGATGACATAG